The nucleotide sequence TTATCCCACCAACCTCCTCTGTACCAGTGTGTTTGGATGTCCAGGTCGTTCCAAGTAGTGCTTATGGCTACTGTGCCGTACTCAGGGCTTGCAGGGTTGGCCTTGGGGTGCGTTAGGAATATTCCACGCAGGTTGCCGGTAGACTTGAAGGCGTTCAATGAACCTGCGCTCGTTGGGTTACCGTTCTCGTCTCTTGCAATTAAAGGATTTGATATGCTGGCAGCCAGTGATATGCTAACAGGTTTATCGTTTGGATTACTGAACGTCCATTCGAAGATTGCTACAGGGATGGCGCTGTCCTTAATATTAAGAGGTATAAATGGATTCCAAGCAACTAAAGATACATTTACCATTATATCTGGGTCGGAAAGTTTGAGGTTTGCAACAGGATATTCGCCTTTGAAACTAGCACCTCGAAATCTTGGAAGGCCTAATAACTGAGCTTGTGGTTCTCCGAAGCCGCTTCGATATGGAGGTGGAACTCTGCCTTCAAGCACTTTGGCAACCGGTTTCCCTTTTTCTTCTTTAGCCCAAAGTGCGAAGAAAGTGAAAGGCCAAACAGTTCCCTTGGCAGCTTGGTTCATGACCTCAAAATCTCGAAGGTTGCCTCTTCCTCCAAGGCTGATGGTTCCTGTACCAATTCCTCCCAGTGGAAAAGCTATCTCACTGGTAGCTTCGCCTTCAAAAGTACGCTGTTCACCAATTCTGGTAAGTTCGCTATGCTTATATGGTATTTTGCCCATTTCTTCCTCCAATGTTAGCTGGAGTGCTGGAAGAAATGCCAGCCGCCAATATTCTCAGGGTTACCTGGATCATCGGCTAATAACTCCTCGTAGTTATCGCAAACTTTTCTAAACGCCTCTATGTACTGGTCAATGATTTCTGGCCGGTATTTCTTAAACCATGGGATTGAGTAAGTCCTTGCTCCTACTCCTTCGCTTACTGGTAGGTCGCCCTTATATTGGCGCACGTCGCGTGTGGAGTTTGCTATTCTGGTGGGCTTTCCATGGCCATAGACATCGCACTTGGTGAAAAGTGGATGGAGGTGTAAAGCGTTATTCGCCCCAGGACTTGTAGGGCAACCTTCCGCCCTCACCGCTTCTGTGAATCGGGTCACGGAAAGTCCGCCTAGTTCTTCTGGTACGTATATCCCGTGGCATGCATACCACCCACCCATTGTGCAGTTCGACCCTTTAGGCGGTCTGTGCGCCCTAATGCCTGGGACACCCTCCAAGCCATCCCAGAAGTAATTCATTGCCTTATCTATTTCTTGCATTCTTTCATCATAATGTTTTAGTTGAACCCTTCCCATTGCTGAACTTAGTTGGTGCATCCGATATTTGTAACCACCTAGGGGAAGCCCAGCGAACTGTTTGAGGTAGGGTGTTGTTATGTTTGCTCCAAAGCGCTCATAGTGCCCAAATGCGATTGCACGCTCATAAATTTCAAGGTCGTCGGTGCAGAGAATGCCACCTTCACCAATGGGCAGAGATTTGCCGCTCATTAAGGACATTGCAGCCACATCGCCAAAAGTACCGACTTTTTTCCCTTTATAGAGGCCGCCATGTGCATGCGATACGTCTTCTATTACCTTCAAACCATGTTTGCGGGCAATCGCCATAATGCGGTCCATATCCGCTGGGTAGCCTAAATAATGGACAACCATAATTGCTTTTGTTCGGTCGGAAATCCATCTTTCAATGTCGTCCGGGTCGAGGCAGAGCGTCCAAGGATCTACATCTGCAAATACAACAGTTGCGCCAAGTGTGAACGCCGGAATTGCTGATGCCCAGTAGGTTATGCTTGGACAAATTATCTCATCTCCTACTCCAATCTTGCATCCAAACATTGCCGCTTGAATGGCTGCCGTGCCGTTATTGTGTGCCAGGGCGTATTTGCAGCCCAACCATGCAGCAAATTCTTCTTCGAATTGCTTAGTTACATCTGTGCCGGACATGGCTCCGCGCTGAAGTACTTCGAGCACCGCAGCCTCGTCCTCTTTTGTGACGATTGGCCAAGTGAAAATGTCGCCGTCGTTGCTTTTGACAGCCTTTTCTCCACCAAATAAAGCCAATTTACTCATTTTGCTAGCTCCAATCTAAGTGTTTTAATTTCCCATTTACCGAAAGGAATAGTAACATCCCTTCCCCTAAGCGCCAGGGCAGGCTTGTGAAGCGGCCGCTCGGCTAAGTCGGTTTCCAAGGCGGCTCGCACCTTCATTCCCATATTAATTCTTGCAGTTCCTGGTTCTCCTTTGCATTCGTAAAACCTAAGTATAAGGTCATTTGAATCCTCTGCTTTCTTTAGTGCTGTGACGATTAGGTTCGGCGGTTCTATGCTGAGAAATGAGTGCTCCTCAGGCAGATTGCCTGGGTGCCTTTGAGCAAAAATTGGGATGAGCGGGTTGTTTAGCTCAAAGCCTCTTCTTGGCGTGTTGGCCTGACGCCAATCACCTGCGTGGGGATAGAGAGAATAAGTAATTTCATGTCGTCCCTGGTCGGGTGTCGGGTCAGGATCATCCGATGCTCTTAGCAGGGAAAGGCGCATAACGTTGTCTTTGACGTCATGGCCATATTTGCAGTCGTTTAACAGGCTGACCCCGTAATCTTTGCCGGATAAGTCTATCCATTTTAGTGCGGGAACTTCATCGCCATTTGAGGGCCGTTCGATGCTTCCAAAAGGGATGTCAAAGACAGCCTTGCCATCCTTGACATTGACAGGGAATGCTACTTTTAGCATTGCACCATCCGTCTTGGATGTTCCTTGCTCGAACCAGTCGGCGGTCATTTTGAAATCAATCCGCGGCACACCAGGACGGAGGATTATATCTTGCATGAATGTGGATTTGTTGAACTTGTGTTTGACACGTATGACACCTGGTGCTATGACATTGACAAACTCGGCTTTGTCTAAGTCAAAGGTCTGCTTAATGTTTCCGATATTCCAGGCTGACATCCCGGCGGGATCTTCAATCAATACTTGAAGAAGCGCAGCCTTGCTATTCGGAGGGAGAACATTGCGGCTGGTTTTCTTGTCATAAATATTGGTGATAGTACCGGAAAGCTTATCAACAGTTACTTTGAAGTATTCGTTCTCTATTGTTGGTTCCTGAGAAAGTGCCGTTTGTCTTATTTTTGACGGCTTTGCGCGAATATAGAATGTTTTATAGCCAACTGAAGGAACATCTTTTGCTGTAAATACTAACTGACCATTGATGATTTGCGAAGTCATTTCATGGTTTTTAGCGTCCCATACGCTTATTTCTCGTCCGACTAGGTTTTTGGGTAAGGGCAAGCTTATTGATTCTGTTCGTTGCCAGGAGAGCGGGTTGAATACTATGATGGGCATTCCAGCGCCTGTAGTATTTACTTTGTCAGCAAGAGTTTTAAGAGCGCCTTTTAGCGCTGCTTCTCCAATCGAATATGCCTTATCGAAAAGCTTCTTTGAGTAGTCGTAGGAGCCGTGTATCGCCGTGCCGTCAAGGATGTCATGGAATTGGTTGAAACATGTATTTCGCCAAGCTTCTACGAACTCCTCGGCAGGGTATTTGAAGCCAAAAGGAACCGCTAGTGAAGAGAACGTTTCTGCCGTCGGCAGCAGATTTTCCATAGTGCGGTTCATCTTCTTGATATCTGAGTGGCTAGTATAGCAGCCTCTAAATACGAAATTTAATTCATTGCTTATAACAGGAAACTCTTTCTTTTGCGCTAGCAAGGTGTCAAAGAAGCCAACGGCTGTGTCAAACTTGACATTTGGAAAGTCTTTGCGTTTTCCAAGCTCGAGGGCTTTTTCAATATCTTTCCTAGTTGGGCCACCCCCGTGGTCACCGACACCATAGACGAACATTGCGTCTTTGACGTCATAGCGTCTGGCTAAGTCAAGTACAGCATCCTTGATGCTTTCATTAATGGAGCCGTTGTAACTGCCGCGATTAAATGCAAGAACTCGAGATCCATCCGGGGATTCCCACCAAAATACAGGTTCACCTTTGCCGCAGCGCATAAAATAGTAGTACTTGATGCCACTCTTTGCTAATATTTGAGGGATAGTCCATGCGTGTCCGAATGTGTCAGGCTCCCAGCAGATTAGCGGTTCAACGCCGAACTTTTCCATAAAGTAACGCTTGGCATAGAGAATTTGGCGAACAATTGCTTCACCGGAGGCCATGTTCATGTCGCCTTCGGTCCATGTTCCTCCGGTAATTTCCCATTGCCCGCTTTTTACGCGTTCCTGTATTTGCCTAAAAATTTCGGGATATTGCTCTTCGATTGGCAAATATGCTGATGCCTGGCTTTGTGAGAAACGGAATTGCGGATATTCTTCCATGAATTTGAGCATTGTGGAGAACGTGTTTTTGCATACCTCAACTGTTTCTGGCCAAAGCCAAAGCCAGTTCATGTCAATGTGTGCGTGTCCAATAAGATGAACGGTATATTCCTTAATGGATGCTTCGTCAATTGCTGAATCTGGATGCAAGTCCGTTGGGAATAGCCATAAAAAGAAAGCAAATATTAAAGTCAGAGCTACACTTAGTCTCACCAGTAGAGCCTCCATTTTAGTTTTTGATGTGCAGATGATTATACATTAGCCGGAAAGTTGATTAATCCCTTGTGGATTTATGGATTCTATTTACCAGGTTTGCGCACGGAGTAGAACTGTGGGACATTAGAGAGTTTAATAAGCAATATATGACTCCCTGAAGATTTTAGAAGTTATTAAGTAACTCTAGTATTTATTGCAGGCCTGCCTTGCTGTCATTGCCAATCTTACGTCTATGTCATTTTTAAACATGACCATCTAAAGTCATGATAGGTTGGCTCCCGAACACGAGACTCTCGGGCGTTACCCCCCGAAAATTTTGCGATACCAAGGTTTTCGCTGAGTTATCTCTTCGCGTGTTTTTGGTGCTGGTGCAAGCATTTTGAGCTCTTCTTGTAGTGTCTCAACCCTCCCTTGTAGGAAGCCTACTTGTCCTGAACGCTGTTCCAGCTGATAATGAAG is from Armatimonadota bacterium and encodes:
- a CDS encoding DegT/DnrJ/EryC1/StrS family aminotransferase, yielding MSKLALFGGEKAVKSNDGDIFTWPIVTKEDEAAVLEVLQRGAMSGTDVTKQFEEEFAAWLGCKYALAHNNGTAAIQAAMFGCKIGVGDEIICPSITYWASAIPAFTLGATVVFADVDPWTLCLDPDDIERWISDRTKAIMVVHYLGYPADMDRIMAIARKHGLKVIEDVSHAHGGLYKGKKVGTFGDVAAMSLMSGKSLPIGEGGILCTDDLEIYERAIAFGHYERFGANITTPYLKQFAGLPLGGYKYRMHQLSSAMGRVQLKHYDERMQEIDKAMNYFWDGLEGVPGIRAHRPPKGSNCTMGGWYACHGIYVPEELGGLSVTRFTEAVRAEGCPTSPGANNALHLHPLFTKCDVYGHGKPTRIANSTRDVRQYKGDLPVSEGVGARTYSIPWFKKYRPEIIDQYIEAFRKVCDNYEELLADDPGNPENIGGWHFFQHSS
- a CDS encoding glycoside hydrolase family 38 C-terminal domain-containing protein is translated as MRLSVALTLIFAFFLWLFPTDLHPDSAIDEASIKEYTVHLIGHAHIDMNWLWLWPETVEVCKNTFSTMLKFMEEYPQFRFSQSQASAYLPIEEQYPEIFRQIQERVKSGQWEITGGTWTEGDMNMASGEAIVRQILYAKRYFMEKFGVEPLICWEPDTFGHAWTIPQILAKSGIKYYYFMRCGKGEPVFWWESPDGSRVLAFNRGSYNGSINESIKDAVLDLARRYDVKDAMFVYGVGDHGGGPTRKDIEKALELGKRKDFPNVKFDTAVGFFDTLLAQKKEFPVISNELNFVFRGCYTSHSDIKKMNRTMENLLPTAETFSSLAVPFGFKYPAEEFVEAWRNTCFNQFHDILDGTAIHGSYDYSKKLFDKAYSIGEAALKGALKTLADKVNTTGAGMPIIVFNPLSWQRTESISLPLPKNLVGREISVWDAKNHEMTSQIINGQLVFTAKDVPSVGYKTFYIRAKPSKIRQTALSQEPTIENEYFKVTVDKLSGTITNIYDKKTSRNVLPPNSKAALLQVLIEDPAGMSAWNIGNIKQTFDLDKAEFVNVIAPGVIRVKHKFNKSTFMQDIILRPGVPRIDFKMTADWFEQGTSKTDGAMLKVAFPVNVKDGKAVFDIPFGSIERPSNGDEVPALKWIDLSGKDYGVSLLNDCKYGHDVKDNVMRLSLLRASDDPDPTPDQGRHEITYSLYPHAGDWRQANTPRRGFELNNPLIPIFAQRHPGNLPEEHSFLSIEPPNLIVTALKKAEDSNDLILRFYECKGEPGTARINMGMKVRAALETDLAERPLHKPALALRGRDVTIPFGKWEIKTLRLELAK